A genomic region of Haliotis asinina isolate JCU_RB_2024 chromosome 1, JCU_Hal_asi_v2, whole genome shotgun sequence contains the following coding sequences:
- the LOC137291031 gene encoding fasciclin-2-like isoform X3, giving the protein MDLSITPVVLSLLLIGISYAQEIKLSPDAPSIRRETNSKGLVLYCEAIGLADDQNANLEWLDKADNVIGPYNPAEQSRIYSMQMGNSNRLQFDTLKNGDEGTYTCRGTIGGNTLTKDIQLNLYDGIKVTSNRTQQPNIHTDAVIKCEATANPAPTVQWLFGNRSAVRGDRYKQLDNGLEIKNITQADNGVYICLVTVQEMFDSLPFDITVKVTVPPSLKGPPTRSKPIVGKRFEMTCVADGTPPPSFTFKKDNIVLSGERYKVSIVNDVKVNQGILVIEELQDSDEGTYSCVAHNQGGNVTESVFINTIVPPIIEPIVNQSEPEGNAVELACVAKGDPAPTVTWRIKGSDITISDSPDEGISIESSVDEQPLIKVKTVKLKFAKLEPKHANNYTCSASNEAGTQEKDGRVLVEFKPNFADTPYSSTYSWLNQKTEIKCVANAVPIAVIKWKHNDAIINEGPNFKITSERGVRQITSILEVSVNVENEKNIFGKFTCIAENFHGESEYDITLLQAVVPSAPSISIDGVSPTTIDLLITPHQETGGQPIIDYKVVYYAEGDEQNKVTRMAPVSANAQELRTRFLIDNLSAQVTYYISVEARNNVGYGAAAEVADTTPAVRQPSSPKVTSTRSSDHPNTYKLAWEKPETGGKPLTGYKVKYYQVELKADDPEKVEKVVGEMITKTIDNGDTTEISLTELMPNSAYELQITAINAIGESMATNKIFTTPPGGLTDDGIRGGGVVADTGPQTGGATSSSSLAVTASSPEDSVPVTGNAISMHVSLSSLVVVSAALLARSLAVC; this is encoded by the exons ATGCCCAAGAAATTAAGCTTAGCCCAGATGCGCCGAGTATAAGACGAGAAACAAACTCAAAAGGATTAGTGTTATACTGTGAGGCAATAGGGTTAGCAGACGACCAAAATGCAAACTTGGAATGGTTGGACAAAGCAGACAATGTCATTGGACCTTACAACCCTGCAGAACAGTCAAG GATCTACTCCATGCAGATGGGTAACAGTAACCGCCTGCAGTTCGACACACTGAAGAACGGGGATGAGGGAACGTATACATGCCGAGGCACAATCGGAGGCAACACCTTGACGAAGGATATACAGCTCAATCTCTATG ACGGAATCAAGGTGACGTCCAACCGCACTCAGCAGCCAAACATCCACACTGATGCTGTGATCAAATGTGAGGCAACGGCAAACCCTGCACCCACAGTACAGTGGCTCTTTGGCAACAGGAGCGCAGTCAGAG GTGACCGTTACAAGCAGCTGGACAATGGGCTGGAGATCAAGAACATCACCCAGGCTGACAATGGAGTCTACATCTGCCTAGTCACTGTGCAGGAAATGTTCGATTCACTCCCGTTTGACATCACTGTCAAAGTGACAG TCCCACCTTCCCTCAAGGGACCCCCAACTCGCAGTAAACCCATTGTGGGCAAGAGGTTCGAGATGACATGCGTGGCAGATGGCACTCCACCACCATCATTTACCTTTAAGAAG GACAATATTGTTCTCTCTGGAGAAAGATACAAGGTGAGCATCGTCAATGATGTGAAAGTCAACCAAGGCATTCTGGTCATCGAGGAGCTCCAGGACAGTGACGAGGGCACTTACTCCTGTGTCGCCCACAACCAAGGGGGAAATGTGACCGAGTCTGTCTTCATCAACACCATTG TGCCTCCTATTATTGAGCCTATCGTAAACCAGTCTGAACCAGAGGGCAATGCAGTGGAGCTTGCGTGTGTCGCCAAGGGCGACCCTGCACCAACCGTTACTTGGAGAATCAAGGGATCTGACATCACAATTTCAGACAGTCCG GATGAAGGAATCAGCATTGAATCATCTGTGGACGAACAGCCCCTGATTAAAGTGAAGACTGTGAAGCTGAAGTTTGCCAAACTGGAACCCAAGCATGCTAACAACTACACATGCTCCGCCTCCAATGAAGCAGGAACTCAAGAGAAGGATGGCAGGGTTCTCGTGGAGT TCAAACCCAACTTTGCAGACACCCCTTACTCATCAACCTACAGCTGGCTGAACCAGAAGACTGAGATCAAGTGTGTGGCTAATGCCGTACCTATCGCTGTCATCAAGTGGAAGCACAATGACGCCATCATCAATGAAGGACCAAACTTCAAGATCACATCAGAGAGAGGAGTTCGACAGATTACCAGCATTCTGGag GTTTCGGTGAACGTTGAGAatgagaaaaacatttttgGGAAATTCACCTGCATTGCTGAGAACTTCCATGGCGAGTCCGAGTATGACATAACTTTACTTCAAGCAG TTGTGCCATCTGCCCCAAGTATTTCCATCGATGGAGTATCACCCACAACCATTGACCTGCTGATAACTCCTCATCAAGAAACTGGTGGACAACCCATTATTGACTATAAGGTTGTGTACTATGCTGAGGGCGATGAACAGAACAAGGTCACACGTATGGCCCCTGTCA GTGCAAATGCCCAGGAATTGCGAACACGTTTCCTCATTGATAATCTGAGTGCCCAGGTAACATACTACATCAGTGTGGAGGCTCGCAACAATGTCGGCTATGGAGCTGCAGCCGAAGTTGCTGACACGACACCAGCTGTCC GGCAACCAAGCAGTCCAAAAGTTACCTCCACTAGATCTAGTGACCATCCTAACACCTACAAGTTGGCTTGGGAGAAACCTGAGACTGGTGGCAAACCCCTGACTGGCTATAAGGTCAAGTATTACCAG GTGGAACTGAAAGCAGATGACCCTGAGAAGGTGGAGAAGGTGGTTGGCGAGATGATCACTAAGACAATTGACAATGGCGATACGACGGAGATTAGTCTGACAGAACTGATGCCCAACTCTGCCTACGAACTACAAATCACTGCCATCAATGCTATCGGAGAGTCCATGGccacaaataaaatattcacaacacCTCCTGGCGGAC TCACTGACGATGGAATCAGAGGAGGTGGTGTCGTGGCCGACACTGGGCCCCAGACAGGAGGAG CCACATCCTCAAGTAGCCTGGCCGTCACTGCATCCTCACCAGAAGACTCAG TTCCCGTGACCGGCAACGCTATCTCAATGCACGTGAGCCTGTCGTCCCTGGTGGTTGTGTCCGCTGCCCTTCTGGCACGTAGTCTGGCCGTATGCTGA
- the LOC137291031 gene encoding fasciclin-2-like isoform X5, whose product MDLSITPVVLSLLLIGISYAQEIKLSPDAPSIRRETNSKGLVLYCEAIGLADDQNANLEWLDKADNVIGPYNPAEQSRIYSMQMGNSNRLQFDTLKNGDEGTYTCRGTIGGNTLTKDIQLNLYDGIKVTSNRTQQPNIHTDAVIKCEATANPAPTVQWLFGNRSAVRGDRYKQLDNGLEIKNITQADNGVYICLVTVQEMFDSLPFDITVKVTVPPSLKGPPTRSKPIVGKRFEMTCVADGTPPPSFTFKKDNIVLSGERYKVSIVNDVKVNQGILVIEELQDSDEGTYSCVAHNQGGNVTESVFINTIVPPIIEPIVNQSEPEGNAVELACVAKGDPAPTVTWRIKGSDITISDSPDEGISIESSVDEQPLIKVKTVKLKFAKLEPKHANNYTCSASNEAGTQEKDGRVLVEFKPNFADTPYSSTYSWLNQKTEIKCVANAVPIAVIKWKHNDAIINEGPNFKITSERGVRQITSILEVSVNVENEKNIFGKFTCIAENFHGESEYDITLLQAVVPSAPSISIDGVSPTTIDLLITPHQETGGQPIIDYKVVYYAEGDEQNKVTRMAPVSANAQELRTRFLIDNLSAQVTYYISVEARNNVGYGAAAEVADTTPAVRQPSSPKVTSTRSSDHPNTYKLAWEKPETGGKPLTGYKVKYYQVELKADDPEKVEKVVGEMITKTIDNGDTTEISLTELMPNSAYELQITAINAIGESMATNKIFTTPPGGLPVTGNAISMHVSLSSLVVVSAALLARSLAVC is encoded by the exons ATGCCCAAGAAATTAAGCTTAGCCCAGATGCGCCGAGTATAAGACGAGAAACAAACTCAAAAGGATTAGTGTTATACTGTGAGGCAATAGGGTTAGCAGACGACCAAAATGCAAACTTGGAATGGTTGGACAAAGCAGACAATGTCATTGGACCTTACAACCCTGCAGAACAGTCAAG GATCTACTCCATGCAGATGGGTAACAGTAACCGCCTGCAGTTCGACACACTGAAGAACGGGGATGAGGGAACGTATACATGCCGAGGCACAATCGGAGGCAACACCTTGACGAAGGATATACAGCTCAATCTCTATG ACGGAATCAAGGTGACGTCCAACCGCACTCAGCAGCCAAACATCCACACTGATGCTGTGATCAAATGTGAGGCAACGGCAAACCCTGCACCCACAGTACAGTGGCTCTTTGGCAACAGGAGCGCAGTCAGAG GTGACCGTTACAAGCAGCTGGACAATGGGCTGGAGATCAAGAACATCACCCAGGCTGACAATGGAGTCTACATCTGCCTAGTCACTGTGCAGGAAATGTTCGATTCACTCCCGTTTGACATCACTGTCAAAGTGACAG TCCCACCTTCCCTCAAGGGACCCCCAACTCGCAGTAAACCCATTGTGGGCAAGAGGTTCGAGATGACATGCGTGGCAGATGGCACTCCACCACCATCATTTACCTTTAAGAAG GACAATATTGTTCTCTCTGGAGAAAGATACAAGGTGAGCATCGTCAATGATGTGAAAGTCAACCAAGGCATTCTGGTCATCGAGGAGCTCCAGGACAGTGACGAGGGCACTTACTCCTGTGTCGCCCACAACCAAGGGGGAAATGTGACCGAGTCTGTCTTCATCAACACCATTG TGCCTCCTATTATTGAGCCTATCGTAAACCAGTCTGAACCAGAGGGCAATGCAGTGGAGCTTGCGTGTGTCGCCAAGGGCGACCCTGCACCAACCGTTACTTGGAGAATCAAGGGATCTGACATCACAATTTCAGACAGTCCG GATGAAGGAATCAGCATTGAATCATCTGTGGACGAACAGCCCCTGATTAAAGTGAAGACTGTGAAGCTGAAGTTTGCCAAACTGGAACCCAAGCATGCTAACAACTACACATGCTCCGCCTCCAATGAAGCAGGAACTCAAGAGAAGGATGGCAGGGTTCTCGTGGAGT TCAAACCCAACTTTGCAGACACCCCTTACTCATCAACCTACAGCTGGCTGAACCAGAAGACTGAGATCAAGTGTGTGGCTAATGCCGTACCTATCGCTGTCATCAAGTGGAAGCACAATGACGCCATCATCAATGAAGGACCAAACTTCAAGATCACATCAGAGAGAGGAGTTCGACAGATTACCAGCATTCTGGag GTTTCGGTGAACGTTGAGAatgagaaaaacatttttgGGAAATTCACCTGCATTGCTGAGAACTTCCATGGCGAGTCCGAGTATGACATAACTTTACTTCAAGCAG TTGTGCCATCTGCCCCAAGTATTTCCATCGATGGAGTATCACCCACAACCATTGACCTGCTGATAACTCCTCATCAAGAAACTGGTGGACAACCCATTATTGACTATAAGGTTGTGTACTATGCTGAGGGCGATGAACAGAACAAGGTCACACGTATGGCCCCTGTCA GTGCAAATGCCCAGGAATTGCGAACACGTTTCCTCATTGATAATCTGAGTGCCCAGGTAACATACTACATCAGTGTGGAGGCTCGCAACAATGTCGGCTATGGAGCTGCAGCCGAAGTTGCTGACACGACACCAGCTGTCC GGCAACCAAGCAGTCCAAAAGTTACCTCCACTAGATCTAGTGACCATCCTAACACCTACAAGTTGGCTTGGGAGAAACCTGAGACTGGTGGCAAACCCCTGACTGGCTATAAGGTCAAGTATTACCAG GTGGAACTGAAAGCAGATGACCCTGAGAAGGTGGAGAAGGTGGTTGGCGAGATGATCACTAAGACAATTGACAATGGCGATACGACGGAGATTAGTCTGACAGAACTGATGCCCAACTCTGCCTACGAACTACAAATCACTGCCATCAATGCTATCGGAGAGTCCATGGccacaaataaaatattcacaacacCTCCTGGCGGAC TTCCCGTGACCGGCAACGCTATCTCAATGCACGTGAGCCTGTCGTCCCTGGTGGTTGTGTCCGCTGCCCTTCTGGCACGTAGTCTGGCCGTATGCTGA
- the LOC137291031 gene encoding fasciclin-2-like isoform X4, translating into MDLSITPVVLSLLLIGISYAQEIKLSPDAPSIRRETNSKGLVLYCEAIGLADDQNANLEWLDKADNVIGPYNPAEQSRIYSMQMGNSNRLQFDTLKNGDEGTYTCRGTIGGNTLTKDIQLNLYDGIKVTSNRTQQPNIHTDAVIKCEATANPAPTVQWLFGNRSAVRGDRYKQLDNGLEIKNITQADNGVYICLVTVQEMFDSLPFDITVKVTVPPSLKGPPTRSKPIVGKRFEMTCVADGTPPPSFTFKKDNIVLSGERYKVSIVNDVKVNQGILVIEELQDSDEGTYSCVAHNQGGNVTESVFINTIVPPIIEPIVNQSEPEGNAVELACVAKGDPAPTVTWRIKGSDITISDSPDEGISIESSVDEQPLIKVKTVKLKFAKLEPKHANNYTCSASNEAGTQEKDGRVLVEFKPNFADTPYSSTYSWLNQKTEIKCVANAVPIAVIKWKHNDAIINEGPNFKITSERGVRQITSILEVSVNVENEKNIFGKFTCIAENFHGESEYDITLLQAVVPSAPSISIDGVSPTTIDLLITPHQETGGQPIIDYKVVYYAEGDEQNKVTRMAPVSANAQELRTRFLIDNLSAQVTYYISVEARNNVGYGAAAEVADTTPAVRQPSSPKVTSTRSSDHPNTYKLAWEKPETGGKPLTGYKVKYYQVELKADDPEKVEKVVGEMITKTIDNGDTTEISLTELMPNSAYELQITAINAIGESMATNKIFTTPPGGLTDDGIRGGGVVADTGPQTGGVPVTGNAISMHVSLSSLVVVSAALLARSLAVC; encoded by the exons ATGCCCAAGAAATTAAGCTTAGCCCAGATGCGCCGAGTATAAGACGAGAAACAAACTCAAAAGGATTAGTGTTATACTGTGAGGCAATAGGGTTAGCAGACGACCAAAATGCAAACTTGGAATGGTTGGACAAAGCAGACAATGTCATTGGACCTTACAACCCTGCAGAACAGTCAAG GATCTACTCCATGCAGATGGGTAACAGTAACCGCCTGCAGTTCGACACACTGAAGAACGGGGATGAGGGAACGTATACATGCCGAGGCACAATCGGAGGCAACACCTTGACGAAGGATATACAGCTCAATCTCTATG ACGGAATCAAGGTGACGTCCAACCGCACTCAGCAGCCAAACATCCACACTGATGCTGTGATCAAATGTGAGGCAACGGCAAACCCTGCACCCACAGTACAGTGGCTCTTTGGCAACAGGAGCGCAGTCAGAG GTGACCGTTACAAGCAGCTGGACAATGGGCTGGAGATCAAGAACATCACCCAGGCTGACAATGGAGTCTACATCTGCCTAGTCACTGTGCAGGAAATGTTCGATTCACTCCCGTTTGACATCACTGTCAAAGTGACAG TCCCACCTTCCCTCAAGGGACCCCCAACTCGCAGTAAACCCATTGTGGGCAAGAGGTTCGAGATGACATGCGTGGCAGATGGCACTCCACCACCATCATTTACCTTTAAGAAG GACAATATTGTTCTCTCTGGAGAAAGATACAAGGTGAGCATCGTCAATGATGTGAAAGTCAACCAAGGCATTCTGGTCATCGAGGAGCTCCAGGACAGTGACGAGGGCACTTACTCCTGTGTCGCCCACAACCAAGGGGGAAATGTGACCGAGTCTGTCTTCATCAACACCATTG TGCCTCCTATTATTGAGCCTATCGTAAACCAGTCTGAACCAGAGGGCAATGCAGTGGAGCTTGCGTGTGTCGCCAAGGGCGACCCTGCACCAACCGTTACTTGGAGAATCAAGGGATCTGACATCACAATTTCAGACAGTCCG GATGAAGGAATCAGCATTGAATCATCTGTGGACGAACAGCCCCTGATTAAAGTGAAGACTGTGAAGCTGAAGTTTGCCAAACTGGAACCCAAGCATGCTAACAACTACACATGCTCCGCCTCCAATGAAGCAGGAACTCAAGAGAAGGATGGCAGGGTTCTCGTGGAGT TCAAACCCAACTTTGCAGACACCCCTTACTCATCAACCTACAGCTGGCTGAACCAGAAGACTGAGATCAAGTGTGTGGCTAATGCCGTACCTATCGCTGTCATCAAGTGGAAGCACAATGACGCCATCATCAATGAAGGACCAAACTTCAAGATCACATCAGAGAGAGGAGTTCGACAGATTACCAGCATTCTGGag GTTTCGGTGAACGTTGAGAatgagaaaaacatttttgGGAAATTCACCTGCATTGCTGAGAACTTCCATGGCGAGTCCGAGTATGACATAACTTTACTTCAAGCAG TTGTGCCATCTGCCCCAAGTATTTCCATCGATGGAGTATCACCCACAACCATTGACCTGCTGATAACTCCTCATCAAGAAACTGGTGGACAACCCATTATTGACTATAAGGTTGTGTACTATGCTGAGGGCGATGAACAGAACAAGGTCACACGTATGGCCCCTGTCA GTGCAAATGCCCAGGAATTGCGAACACGTTTCCTCATTGATAATCTGAGTGCCCAGGTAACATACTACATCAGTGTGGAGGCTCGCAACAATGTCGGCTATGGAGCTGCAGCCGAAGTTGCTGACACGACACCAGCTGTCC GGCAACCAAGCAGTCCAAAAGTTACCTCCACTAGATCTAGTGACCATCCTAACACCTACAAGTTGGCTTGGGAGAAACCTGAGACTGGTGGCAAACCCCTGACTGGCTATAAGGTCAAGTATTACCAG GTGGAACTGAAAGCAGATGACCCTGAGAAGGTGGAGAAGGTGGTTGGCGAGATGATCACTAAGACAATTGACAATGGCGATACGACGGAGATTAGTCTGACAGAACTGATGCCCAACTCTGCCTACGAACTACAAATCACTGCCATCAATGCTATCGGAGAGTCCATGGccacaaataaaatattcacaacacCTCCTGGCGGAC TCACTGACGATGGAATCAGAGGAGGTGGTGTCGTGGCCGACACTGGGCCCCAGACAGGAGGAG TTCCCGTGACCGGCAACGCTATCTCAATGCACGTGAGCCTGTCGTCCCTGGTGGTTGTGTCCGCTGCCCTTCTGGCACGTAGTCTGGCCGTATGCTGA